The Magnolia sinica isolate HGM2019 chromosome 11, MsV1, whole genome shotgun sequence DNA window ATCAGCTAGAGGCAGCTCTAGTAGGTGTCATGAGCTTGACACTATGGACAAGCCCATGCACATATcaagaacgggtgccaagcacctggCTTAGGATATTTGGCTCACTCCGCTAACTACCATCGGGAGTGAGCTGATTGCGTATAGTATCCATCgccgcctgtaatgaaaacatatgaattttcataacgaatgacattattataaatcaatacaattaaattttacaatgtaatgaTTTTTGCCCAATTCTTACTGGCTCTAGGATGAATACAAGATCCCGTTGCCTGTCAACAGTGAGTTCCTCTGTAGAGGTTTACTGGTCCAGGCTCttggccagtgacggaatctcgctaCATAATTAAAAGGACAAtaaagttaatataaatgcatagaaagaatatatcaacttaataatcaccagtaatttcttaccatgtcgtaacGATGtggtacaaatgactttgaactagctacgtggttcacttgtaACTTTTCCCTGTTCAGAGAATTTATTCTACTCCTCTTCTAAACacattatttataatatattattataaattgtgaatttaattattaccttaagatatcgtatatatgtaaatattacctgaaaagcatCAGACAAAAATCTCTCATAGAGTATCCGCCAGTCGTCTATAGTCACGTGCGGTGGTGTGGACAGTACGGTCTCATCGTGGGTCCTACACCACTTGTACCATTGGTGTAACTCTCCACGATACTCCTTGAATTGCTCTTTAACCATGTCGTCGATGGCATGAgaaattgtaacaccctgaacttttcaatacccgagtattgaaagtcctcgacggttaccataaatttagcctcttatgtacatgtgtacggtaccaatctagtcaacctaaccctacatccatcctccaacatgaatctaaccgattaagaatgatcttcatccataaatcaagtcatccgaccattgatcatgtggtttgatatatataCCTTCCCTTGACTGAATCGGTGAATAACTctctatccataatgatttagatgtaagttcttttataagaattgtttagaaatgagCATaggaccatgtagaaccattagatcacaaaactcttagatcagcaatagtTACAAAAATGCTATTAAcatagacccctgaattctatatcacatagtttccatgatccgtttcatgtgaaattttatactgggcttaattatcataaattaaccaaacacatcgaattttagcccttagatcgtAGTAAATTAGCTATTTGGCCTCTACATCTATTCGTACACTTATCAAATCGAGATTCTGACCTGTTTATCTTGTTCACCCCACATTAATATGcataacccaccattagaattacaatctgaggaaattacacatgtgaacaagtacTCAAATCTAACAGTATACGTGtcatacccctaatcactccataAACACACCTTATGACCATCCATTTACGAAACCGACCGTACATCCACTGATATACATGGCTAGAGTATTAACCATCAATTccccttatttttaacaagtcatctgaccatccgtCATGTTTGCATCTGCCAAACAagccatgtaaacatcatggtaaaccgatcattatgaagatcttaggttTTAGGTCCAAACTGCCCAATCGGTAACTTGTCAATCAAAGGTGtgcaaatattattttaaaatttgaaatatattagccattaaaagagaatcttagtcatccttgagagatcagggctcaaatttggaccacGGAAAGAGCGTGTAAAATAACGATCACCCGTTAAATTTCACTTCGTTTAGAGGGTGAGGTTGCGGAGTACGGACAACGAAAGTCTAGACTAGAGAAAAGGGTCagatcataaataaaaaaaatctcatgTATAACTCTTAAGCAATTAGTTTACGTAAGTTTCCTTTCACAGTGAATTGTCACCAATACATGGTtacaaagtgtggcccacttgtgactTAAAATTTCCCCATATTTTGGCCCCTGGCCTAACATGACCCTGCTAAaccaatgaatggagtagatctcACAAAGgacatcacgagtggaccccacatgatatcACAATCAAACATAGTACCCCGTGACATGGTTTCGGAAAGGTTTTCACGTTGCATAGTACCCACATTTCCAAACTGTTGTAGCCCACTAAAACCTCAGATCTACTCCATACTTTGACTCATAGGCCAACATAATACGAGGGATCTGATGAAGGGAGTGAATTTATCAAGAGGCCATCTTAAGTGGATCCATTAATGCCGTACGAACGAGCCGAAAGCAGTATTCCTGCTAGCTGTAACAGCGAACGACAAAAAATGGAGGGGATAATGAATTAGACACCACAGTTCTCTGATTAGCATCCACTAcaccaatctaaaccgtccaactgTAAGCCATACCAAAACCGACTGCAAATCCTCTTCATTGTATCAATGATGGTGCTTCTGTTACGCATGACATTAGGCAATCAAGGTGCGTAGCCGACTCTTCAGAAGCTTCGAAGCCATCTATAAAAGACTGCCATCGGATGCGATACAAAACAGAACATAgaggaaagaaaagggaaaagagagaggaggaTACAGTGGGTATGCGGCTTTCTACCCTATAACTCCAAACCGACCGAGTCAGGTAAGCTCGTTTCCTCCCCCCTTCTTAAAACTACAACCCAAGCTAAAAATGGCTTCTAACAGAGCCTCTAAATGCCCCCTGAAGCAGACCAAAAACCCAGGATTCACTAGGGCGTTTGTGACTGgtaatggggcccacaaactAGTTCAAAGTCGGGCCTTTTTCAAGCTCTAAGATAGACTATAAATACATAAATTACATTAacataatattattatatgtataaattaacattataaataaatatttaatcaatattattttgtgtaattcatattatttaatattaaatacttttaattaataacatatatatttattataattataatctttaattttatatcatgtatgattattacaaattattccataattttaatacttttacattatttaatttgttataatttttaaatcatattatccaatatttaaatatataatattactaCTTTTAATAATCATATATAAATTGATATCATTAAGTaataacacacatatatataaataataaaatattaatatttattatatttgaataatatatattatttttctattGTCATAATAATTcgtatgtataatataatattaatattaaattataatattgataatttaataatatataattaattattatatCTTTATATACTAACAAATtatttatatatcatataatatttttCATGATTACTCCACtttcaattatatatatttatattacttTTAATTAAACTTATTTATATGATATTAATAATAATGGGCCATGGTTGGAGTTGGAATCAAGCCCTCATCAAGCCTTGGATCGAACTGAAAACCAGCCTCCTGCTGGTACAAATAAATGGGTTGAAGATGTTCCTTAGTTGGGCTGAAGACAAGTTTTCCTAGGCCTTGTAATGCATGTCTCAACTGAGCCTTGAATCCAGCTGAAAACGGGCAGCATGCATGTATCAGGCAAGCCATGCCACATAACggagggccccaccataaaaTTTGGTGGGCCTGATCGAGTTTTGGGCCACCCTTTGGACCACCTGGTTGGGCAGAACCAGGCCCAGTTTGGGCCTCGAATGTTGGGCTAATTCGGGCCTGAACTTGGACCAAATCTCAGGCCAATTTAGGCCATTTGAAGAACAAAATCTGGTGGGCCTAGCTGCTCTAAAGCGAGCCCAAGTGATTCTATTCATGGGCCCTTCAAACCTTCAATATGTTTAGAAATCATTATCTAATGCAAGCTAATCGTCTAGGAAGCTACTTGCGTAACTTGGGGCCATTAGTTGCACACAGGGATTCAAATCAAGGGTAGGACTACGACGACTCAGGTGATGACTTTTTCCTTGGGCTTTCTATCTCTAAGTTTGCTAAACATAGTATACATCAAACTGCTACCACTAGTTTAAGGTCCTAATACTTGTCATAAATTTCTAAGTTCTATTAACTGCCCTATTTCAAATTCATGATTGATGTATTATACTCATATTACATGATAGGTTCATATGCTAGTTAATGAGTACCATTCATGAATAATGATCGTTGTCCTTATGTTTAGTATTGTATCGATTGATAGTTGGTACTATAGTCGCATGATAACACATTGAAAATTTTACCTCCATTATGTAATTCTATGCACCTTCATATAAGAACTTATGGTTGAGTCACCTTAATATCTAAATCACAACACTACGCGTGGAGAACTCCACTATTGTATGTGAGCCACATTTGGGATATAACTAGATGGATTTTGTATGGAAAATAGGGCCCTTAACCTAGTGTCATTTTGATCAAAGGTTTTTATTTAACATCCCAAGGTAAAAAACCTCATgaaccggggatggtggtcatgggacattatatccgagctgtcaacctatgttgggtgacgagcctcccgtagtgaccattgagttatttAAAACGGTTGAttataattggaataataacagtttggctaatcatgcatccataacatattggcgatgacgggtggctaattcttgatgctgtagcacgtgcccttaggatcattggggtatcattttgctagctcccagaccatcgactatcaatCTATTTGTTCGACTGGAAGAGCATACCCAAGTCGATGATTTTATGGGTGACAAGCCTAAGTTCGACTGgatacatccccaggtcgatgattgcatgggtgacgagcccaagttcgATTAAATGAGCATcctcaggtcgatgtgcattcatacaccCATGCATTTTAATAAGACTACATCTTGCCTGTTTAggattattttcttatttttctttaaactatgtttgCTACGGTAGTAGtgcgtaatcttgaggagaattcacaccgagctggccactcattcattgaatatccaaccgtacagagtatGCAGGTGTAGATGGAGAGGACAGCAGCACTGACCCTGATGGTATGATGGTGGAGCCTGAAGATGGATATTATAAAGACGAGCCATAGCAAGAAGCGGCCAGTTGTTTCGATTTTAATTAGTAGTAATAGTACTCTTATGTTTGATTTGATACATTGATACTTTCAAAATTTTGTAAtaaggcccccagctgagtgggccaaaTAATTTGGTTTATATGATATAATCCATGCTTGCTTATGCCATCATACTCTGACTTTAATCTTTCCGCTAGATCTCTAATTTATTAACTCTCGGGTTTTCGGAAcgagtctcgtactcgggttCGAAAATTGGAGCATTACAGAAATGTACGGAATACTCAAATCTAAGACAAATTTATTCTttagtttcgtaaataatagattaaggcaataaacttattaaaaaaataacttaaccgtaaatgaactttcacaaaagaaaatttaatttactaaaatttaccataCGGCGTTGGTGGATGAGTTGCCTCACATCATATGTCACGTCTGCCCAATGGGGGTGGCGGGGATTAGAGATCTGCATAGGACACCAACTTCTGACATAAATAACCTGACATTGTCCCCAACAGGTCTAAGGCAGTCATATGAGAACTATACCGTTACCCTACCCTCATGCGTAAGTCACTCTAAAACTAACCCACGTGTGGGTTCACATCCTCATCGACTGGTCGACGATGCTgttgtaaaaaaaattatataagtctaaacataaacaaaagtcactaaaagaaatatatgtctagacttacatgcagtgcctgGTGTATGCACGACCGAGGGATCAGACGCCTGTGATGCATTGTGTGATGT harbors:
- the LOC131218057 gene encoding uncharacterized protein LOC131218057, whose translation is MVKEQFKEYRGELHQWYKWCRTHDETVLSTPPHVTIDDWRILYERFLSDAFQKRSRINSLNREKLQVNHVASSKSFVPHRYDMRDSVTGQEPGPVNLYRGTHC